In Candidatus Wallbacteria bacterium, a single window of DNA contains:
- a CDS encoding exodeoxyribonuclease III, with the protein MEAIRIISWNVNGLRAVLKKGFLEWMQTEQPEILCLQETKAEPEQLPREALDLPGYHVYFASAEKKGYSGVALYTKLNPLEVSTGLGIPDFDREGRVIRAEYEEFILYNIYYPNGKSSAERLQFKLNFYDAFLSIAKKTVSAGKHLIICGDFNTAHQEIDLARPKENEGSSGFLPQERAWIDKFVASGFSDTFRMFESGPGHYSWWDYKTRARERNIGWRIDYFFVDQGLRNRVKSAFILSDIEGSDHCPVGIEIVGKK; encoded by the coding sequence ATGGAAGCGATCAGAATCATCTCCTGGAATGTGAACGGCCTCAGGGCTGTGCTGAAAAAGGGTTTTCTGGAATGGATGCAGACCGAGCAGCCTGAAATTCTCTGCCTTCAGGAAACAAAAGCCGAACCTGAGCAGCTTCCCAGGGAAGCGTTGGATTTGCCAGGTTATCACGTTTATTTCGCCAGCGCCGAAAAAAAGGGATACAGCGGAGTGGCGCTGTATACAAAGCTGAATCCTCTGGAAGTCAGCACTGGACTGGGTATTCCGGATTTTGACAGAGAGGGCAGAGTGATCCGGGCTGAATATGAGGAATTCATTCTATATAATATCTATTATCCTAACGGGAAATCTTCAGCCGAGCGCCTGCAATTCAAGCTGAACTTTTACGATGCATTTCTCTCAATCGCAAAGAAGACTGTTTCTGCAGGCAAGCATCTGATAATCTGCGGGGATTTCAACACAGCCCATCAGGAAATCGATCTGGCGAGGCCAAAGGAAAATGAGGGCTCATCCGGGTTTCTGCCGCAGGAGCGAGCCTGGATCGACAAGTTTGTGGCCTCCGGATTCTCCGACACTTTCCGCATGTTCGAGTCCGGCCCAGGGCATTACAGCTGGTGGGACTATAAAACAAGGGCCAGAGAGAGGAACATCGGCTGGAGAATCGACTACTTCTTTGTAGACCAGGGTTTGAGAAACAGAGTCAAATCAGCATTTATTTTATCGGATATTGAAGGATCTGACCATTGCCCGGTGGGAATTGAAATTGTCGGAAAAAAGTGA
- a CDS encoding HAD family hydrolase translates to MDFKAVIFDLDGTLLNTLDDIADAMNRVLNRMGFPQHETEKYKYLVGEGVDLLVERALPASCSNLDLIAACQQAFVETYSEFWSVKTRPYDGIPELLDTLTDLEMKMAVLSNKNHDMTQKMVRELLPSWLFDMVLGARPYAPKKPNPSSALEIADALRQPLSKIVFLGDSGIDMKTAVGAGMYPVGALWGFRNKDELAAHGAMRMIEKPVDLLKFLLEKD, encoded by the coding sequence ATGGATTTTAAAGCAGTGATATTTGACCTGGACGGCACCCTGCTCAATACCCTTGACGACATTGCCGACGCAATGAACAGGGTCCTGAACAGGATGGGGTTTCCCCAGCATGAGACTGAAAAGTACAAGTATCTGGTCGGGGAAGGTGTTGATCTTCTGGTGGAAAGGGCACTGCCTGCCTCCTGCAGCAACCTGGACCTGATCGCTGCCTGTCAGCAGGCTTTTGTGGAGACATACAGCGAATTCTGGTCGGTTAAGACCAGACCTTATGACGGCATTCCTGAGCTGCTTGACACTCTCACTGATCTGGAAATGAAAATGGCAGTACTTTCCAACAAAAATCATGACATGACACAGAAGATGGTCCGGGAGCTTCTGCCAAGCTGGCTCTTCGACATGGTGCTTGGCGCGAGGCCGTATGCTCCGAAAAAACCCAATCCATCCAGCGCCCTGGAAATTGCCGATGCCCTCAGGCAGCCTTTGTCTAAAATTGTTTTTCTGGGCGACTCCGGAATCGACATGAAAACTGCGGTCGGGGCAGGGATGTATCCTGTAGGAGCTCTCTGGGGTTTCCGGAACAAAGATGAACTGGCAGCCCATGGTGCCATGCGGATGATCGAAAAACCCGTGGATTTGTTGAAATTTCTACTGGAAAAGGATTAG